One genomic region from Bacteroidota bacterium encodes:
- a CDS encoding baseplate J/gp47 family protein translates to MLAETLLTDLREYKSYFTEKFAEADAELDTVVNYPALVPLLESLFQSFIATITLAGPPTKDLLAPPALMSKWIELLPDSTLFDDSQQYSFKDLVSDGRKRLTVMLKKLQTAHAEAADRYPGYVADFTGWNELINSDWELLSMPMTLPGNSEDYTYINSVDPADDLDGLMELLKACHDSLMAMVESLQQAANQYLLQSLSQFGWHNPQNGLFLAFLLLFRHAQDKLNQLGRKHLLYEYRDVLRFKERDLVGDQAVMIFQLRKGIPQHLLPAGTLHNGGKDKLGKPRYYASVLETIINQAKIVSLQTVFVERSELTVNTGTTLEPVLETFETVEGIFAAPMANSTDGLGAALDADNPQWNMFGEAQLAFADDQRTMPEAEIGFLVASPLFVMKEGQREIHVTFEVDRSNWDAYFAARTGTIQASYSVAAIEAELLHGLQVEYTSAKGWKAATIAHLFIVTSATQAQEVKDHLDLEANAINYATTLLLSMQIALYEGMDACVAYSEDIHKSNLSTLWPVLKFVNQGRSDAYSGLGIVALNPNPAVASYNGLGLFGGQVYKAPASGSKSKISDFEQVQTFQEVLSTVYNSISWNAATVYGAGTNVWLEDTLYQALGSPVPINNSPKQYPSLWMAVDLTISAYEYLALLNPTKIRLKVTATGMTAFVLENDGGRLKNNKPFYPFGALPVVGSRLYVGAQEIFGKQLDMVSFEITWQDPPEDLASHYTQYESLLLAADRSMTFSAVNYVPGPGIYSPATAPAVSYNTAPDSAPAYAEVDAAMSESPGTEKKFSFSKETAEEKSTGKGKIGKYEPDKVAEDKGHGKGPGQNSTEFKFKNQHWTADFSLLYEGVWVPLTSTQRRCLFSKKGTTDQGAKLPSIITFSGAELSKFARDLDLTEPNRLESNTPRGFLRMELATPSIAFGHKYYRDLYVAEAMRAGRVDANPEVPSFPGEPYTPVIKELKISYTSKAVLDLSATAATKEAWENRVEQFFHLHPFGHTPEHPYLWESGAKGYLVPQFTDEGYLYIGIEGLIPPSTLSVLFQLAEGSADPELDREPLDWSILVENQWQSLPSRKILVDTTDGMIASGVIRFELDADINLGNTCHDGQKHWLRAKIHRGTPAYLKGIEVIAQAVVVQFVNDDNEVSHLEKALPNGTIKALKVTDPKVKSVTQPYGSFGGKLPEQDDAFLTRVSERLRHKQRSINIWDYERMVLEEFPSIYKVKCLNHTESQSAYLSGSDWEISPGHVTVVCIPDMRNVNGMNPFEPKASIRVLKQIDTFLRAHVSPWVNFRVTNPIYEEIKITCNVGFVTGKDPGFYTAELEKAIQQFLSPWAFDHAEEIVFGGHIHRSHIIQFIEQQEYVDFVINFRMDQSTKNGLLEGVVDAVATTGRSILVTSLVHDITGVDADCLHCLPEVQAMEAASSCCNDITYESAQQFMN, encoded by the coding sequence TTGGGAATTGCTCTCAATGCCAATGACCTTGCCGGGCAATTCCGAGGACTATACCTATATCAATTCGGTAGATCCTGCGGATGACTTGGACGGATTGATGGAATTGCTCAAAGCCTGCCACGACAGCCTGATGGCCATGGTGGAGAGCCTGCAGCAGGCTGCAAATCAATACCTTTTGCAAAGTCTTTCGCAATTTGGCTGGCACAACCCGCAAAACGGGCTTTTTCTCGCTTTTTTGCTGCTGTTTCGCCATGCGCAAGACAAGCTCAATCAACTCGGGCGCAAACATTTGCTCTATGAATACCGCGACGTTTTGCGCTTCAAGGAGCGTGACCTTGTCGGTGACCAGGCCGTGATGATCTTCCAGCTGCGCAAGGGTATTCCGCAACACCTTCTTCCTGCTGGAACCTTGCACAATGGCGGCAAAGACAAGCTCGGGAAACCCAGGTATTATGCATCGGTGCTGGAAACGATCATCAACCAAGCGAAAATCGTTTCCCTTCAAACGGTCTTTGTGGAACGTAGCGAATTGACGGTCAACACAGGTACCACTTTGGAACCCGTTTTGGAGACCTTTGAAACGGTCGAAGGGATATTTGCCGCTCCGATGGCCAACTCCACCGATGGATTGGGCGCAGCCTTGGATGCCGACAACCCGCAATGGAATATGTTTGGTGAGGCACAATTGGCATTTGCCGATGACCAACGCACCATGCCGGAGGCAGAAATCGGGTTTCTCGTTGCCTCTCCCCTGTTTGTGATGAAGGAAGGTCAGCGGGAGATTCATGTGACTTTTGAAGTCGATCGCAGCAATTGGGACGCCTATTTTGCAGCGCGCACAGGCACAATTCAGGCTTCCTATTCCGTGGCAGCCATTGAGGCCGAGCTCTTGCACGGTTTGCAAGTCGAATACACATCTGCAAAAGGCTGGAAAGCAGCCACCATTGCGCATCTTTTCATTGTCACAAGTGCGACGCAGGCGCAAGAGGTCAAGGATCACCTCGATTTGGAGGCCAACGCAATCAATTATGCAACGACGCTCCTGCTCAGCATGCAAATTGCCTTGTATGAGGGTATGGATGCCTGCGTCGCCTATTCAGAGGATATCCACAAATCCAACCTGTCCACCCTTTGGCCTGTGTTGAAGTTTGTAAACCAAGGAAGGTCCGACGCGTATTCGGGGCTAGGAATTGTGGCATTGAATCCAAATCCTGCGGTTGCCTCCTACAATGGACTGGGCTTGTTTGGAGGGCAGGTTTACAAGGCCCCTGCGAGCGGATCCAAATCCAAAATCTCTGATTTCGAGCAAGTTCAGACATTTCAGGAGGTGCTGTCAACGGTTTATAACAGCATTTCCTGGAACGCTGCAACGGTCTATGGCGCCGGCACCAATGTTTGGCTTGAAGATACTCTCTACCAAGCACTTGGCAGTCCGGTACCGATCAACAACAGCCCGAAACAGTATCCATCGCTTTGGATGGCAGTGGATCTGACCATTTCTGCCTACGAATACTTGGCGTTGTTGAATCCGACAAAAATCCGGCTAAAAGTTACAGCTACGGGCATGACTGCCTTCGTCCTTGAAAATGATGGTGGCCGCTTGAAAAACAACAAGCCCTTTTATCCTTTTGGTGCCTTGCCCGTTGTCGGTTCTCGCCTGTACGTCGGCGCCCAGGAAATCTTTGGCAAGCAGCTCGACATGGTAAGCTTCGAAATCACTTGGCAAGATCCGCCGGAAGATTTGGCATCCCATTATACCCAATACGAATCGCTGCTCTTGGCAGCGGACCGTAGTATGACCTTCTCTGCCGTGAATTACGTGCCGGGACCTGGCATTTATTCTCCTGCGACCGCCCCCGCTGTTTCCTACAATACGGCTCCGGATTCAGCTCCTGCCTACGCCGAAGTGGATGCAGCAATGTCCGAATCGCCTGGCACGGAAAAAAAGTTCTCCTTCTCGAAGGAGACTGCCGAGGAAAAATCGACCGGCAAGGGAAAAATAGGCAAATACGAGCCGGACAAAGTAGCAGAAGACAAAGGACATGGAAAAGGGCCCGGCCAAAACTCCACCGAATTCAAATTCAAAAACCAACATTGGACAGCGGATTTTTCGCTGCTCTATGAAGGCGTTTGGGTTCCCTTGACCTCCACGCAGCGCCGCTGCTTGTTTTCCAAGAAAGGTACCACCGATCAGGGAGCAAAATTGCCGTCAATCATTACCTTTTCAGGCGCCGAGCTCAGCAAGTTTGCACGGGATTTGGATTTGACCGAACCCAATCGATTGGAAAGCAATACGCCGCGGGGATTCCTGCGAATGGAATTGGCCACACCGTCGATTGCATTCGGGCACAAATATTACCGAGATCTTTACGTTGCGGAGGCCATGCGCGCAGGTCGAGTCGATGCAAACCCAGAGGTGCCCAGTTTTCCCGGCGAACCTTATACCCCCGTCATCAAGGAACTGAAAATCAGCTATACCAGCAAGGCAGTATTGGATCTCAGTGCGACTGCCGCTACCAAGGAAGCGTGGGAGAACCGTGTGGAACAGTTTTTTCATTTGCATCCTTTTGGCCATACGCCTGAGCATCCCTATCTCTGGGAGTCGGGCGCCAAGGGTTATTTGGTGCCGCAATTTACAGATGAGGGCTATTTGTACATTGGCATCGAAGGTTTGATCCCTCCCAGCACTTTGTCGGTGTTGTTCCAATTGGCAGAAGGAAGCGCCGATCCGGAATTGGACCGTGAACCACTGGATTGGAGCATTTTGGTAGAAAATCAGTGGCAGTCGTTGCCTTCCCGCAAAATCCTCGTGGATACCACCGACGGCATGATCGCCTCCGGTGTGATTCGGTTTGAGTTGGATGCAGACATCAATCTTGGAAATACATGCCATGATGGTCAGAAACATTGGCTCAGGGCCAAGATTCATCGCGGAACGCCGGCCTACCTCAAGGGAATCGAAGTGATCGCGCAGGCAGTCGTCGTGCAGTTTGTCAACGATGATAATGAAGTTTCCCATTTGGAAAAAGCCTTGCCCAACGGGACGATCAAAGCATTAAAAGTCACCGACCCTAAAGTAAAGTCCGTGACGCAACCCTACGGAAGTTTTGGTGGAAAACTACCCGAACAAGACGATGCTTTTCTCACCCGCGTGAGCGAAAGACTGCGGCATAAACAGCGCTCCATCAATATTTGGGACTACGAGCGGATGGTTTTGGAGGAGTTTCCTTCGATTTACAAGGTCAAGTGCTTGAACCATACCGAGTCGCAATCCGCCTACCTCAGCGGCAGCGACTGGGAAATTTCGCCGGGCCATGTGACAGTGGTTTGTATTCCAGATATGCGCAATGTGAATGGAATGAATCCCTTCGAGCCCAAAGCATCGATCAGGGTTCTGAAGCAAATTGACACCTTTCTACGCGCCCACGTGTCGCCTTGGGTGAATTTCAGGGTCACGAATCCCATTTATGAGGAGATCAAAATCACCTGCAATGTCGGATTTGTAACCGGCAAGGATCCAGGATTCTACACCGCCGAATTGGAAAAGGCCATCCAGCAGTTCCTGTCCCCATGGGCATTTGATCACGCGGAGGAAATCGTCTTTGGTGGTCATATTCACCGGTCCCATATCATTCAATTTATTGAGCAACAGGAGTATGTCGATTTCGTGATCAATTTCCGGATGGATCAATCGACCAAAAACGGATTGCTTGAAGGCGTCGTCGACGCTGTAGCTACCACGGGGAGGTCGATTTTGGTGACCTCGCTGGTTCACGACATCACGGGAGTAGATGCAGACTGTCTGCATTGTCTGCCCGAGGTACAAGCAATGGAGGCAGCAAGTTCCTGCTGCAATGACATCACTTATGAAAGTGCGCAACAGTTCATGAACTGA
- the hisD gene encoding histidinol dehydrogenase, translating to MIATYSYPQKSEWPKLLERPAEPAAQLEAQVKAILAQVCSEGDAGLRALTEKFDGRCPENLLSLAELEAGNAIPEELKAAIQLAAANIRKFHAAQVELPQPIETMPGVSCWRKSLPIEKVGLYIPGGTAPLFSTLLMLAIPAQLAGCREIVLCTPPNKNGEIDPTIRYTAALVGATKVFKVGGAQAIAAMAFGTESIPKVDKIFGPGNQYVTMAKQLVQMEGVAIDMPAGPSEVLVIADARANADFVAADLLSQAEHGADSQVILVSDSAEFVDKVQRALDVQLEKLPRKLMAAKALAHSKAIILRDLDEAMAFSNAYAPEHLILATANARDLAEKVENAGSVFIGDYSCESAGDYASGTNHTLPTNGFARSYSGVSLDSFLKKITFQELSAAGIAALGPAIELMAAAEQLDAHKNAVTLRLEAIRDGQH from the coding sequence ATGATCGCCACCTACTCCTACCCCCAAAAATCCGAATGGCCCAAGTTGCTGGAACGCCCGGCCGAGCCGGCTGCGCAACTCGAGGCCCAGGTCAAGGCCATCCTCGCGCAGGTGTGCAGCGAAGGCGACGCAGGCCTGCGCGCACTCACGGAAAAATTTGACGGCCGTTGCCCCGAAAACCTGCTCTCTCTTGCAGAATTGGAAGCTGGAAACGCGATTCCGGAGGAACTGAAAGCTGCGATTCAGCTTGCAGCCGCCAATATCCGCAAGTTTCATGCGGCGCAGGTCGAGTTGCCGCAGCCGATCGAAACGATGCCGGGCGTCAGCTGTTGGCGCAAAAGCTTGCCGATCGAGAAGGTCGGCCTTTACATTCCCGGCGGCACCGCTCCCCTCTTTTCGACCTTGCTGATGCTCGCGATTCCGGCACAGCTTGCGGGTTGCCGCGAAATCGTGCTCTGCACCCCGCCGAATAAAAACGGGGAAATCGATCCGACGATTCGCTACACCGCTGCGCTGGTCGGCGCGACAAAAGTCTTCAAAGTGGGTGGTGCACAGGCGATTGCGGCGATGGCATTCGGCACAGAATCGATTCCCAAGGTGGACAAAATCTTCGGTCCTGGGAATCAATACGTGACCATGGCCAAGCAGCTTGTGCAAATGGAAGGGGTTGCGATTGACATGCCGGCGGGTCCGAGCGAAGTGCTGGTCATTGCAGATGCCCGTGCTAATGCCGATTTTGTGGCGGCCGATTTGTTGAGCCAAGCCGAGCACGGCGCTGACAGTCAAGTGATTTTGGTTTCGGATTCGGCTGAATTCGTGGACAAGGTGCAGCGGGCCCTCGATGTACAATTGGAAAAACTGCCCCGCAAGTTGATGGCAGCCAAGGCTTTGGCACATAGCAAGGCGATCATTCTGCGGGATTTGGACGAAGCCATGGCATTCAGCAATGCCTATGCGCCTGAGCACCTGATCCTTGCGACTGCCAATGCCCGCGATCTCGCCGAAAAAGTGGAGAATGCCGGTAGTGTTTTCATCGGCGATTACAGCTGCGAAAGTGCGGGCGATTATGCAAGCGGCACGAACCATACCTTGCCCACGAATGGCTTTGCAAGGAGCTATTCCGGCGTTTCGTTGGACAGCTTTTTAAAGAAGATCACGTTTCAGGAATTGAGCGCCGCAGGAATCGCGGCCCTTGGCCCTGCGATCGAATTGATGGCTGCTGCGGAGCAGTTGGATGCCCATAAAAATGCCGTAACCTTAAGATTGGAGGCGATTCGCGATGGACAGCATTGA
- a CDS encoding ATP phosphoribosyltransferase codes for MGTEKLRIAVQKSGRLSEKSLLLLEECGINVPNGSQKLLAAASNFPLEVLFLRDDDIPQYVHDGVADAGILGENVVLEKQKPVQTVEALGFAYCRLCLAIRREEKYTDPSWFNGKKIATSYPEILGNYLRENKISAEIEEISGSVEIAPGIGLAEAIFDIVSSGSTLLSNGLVEVETVLRSQAVLVAHPGISPSKQALLDKLLFRIRAVKNARKNKYILLNAPNDALDEICRVLPGIKSPTILPLAMEGWSSLHSVVHEDEFWEIIGKLKAAGAEGIVVCPIEKMIL; via the coding sequence ATGGGAACTGAAAAATTGAGAATTGCGGTCCAGAAAAGCGGCCGACTGAGCGAAAAAAGCCTCCTCCTGCTCGAGGAATGCGGGATCAACGTCCCCAATGGCAGTCAAAAGCTGCTGGCAGCGGCGAGCAACTTCCCGTTGGAGGTGCTGTTTTTGCGCGACGACGACATTCCGCAGTACGTGCACGATGGCGTGGCAGACGCGGGCATCCTCGGCGAAAACGTGGTCTTGGAAAAGCAGAAGCCTGTCCAAACCGTCGAGGCCCTCGGATTCGCGTATTGCAGGCTTTGCCTCGCCATTCGCAGGGAAGAAAAATACACCGATCCCAGCTGGTTCAACGGCAAAAAAATCGCCACCTCCTACCCTGAAATTCTCGGCAACTACCTGCGCGAAAACAAGATTTCCGCGGAAATCGAGGAAATCAGCGGCAGCGTGGAGATTGCACCGGGCATCGGACTTGCAGAAGCGATCTTTGACATCGTGAGTTCGGGCAGTACGCTGCTGAGCAACGGTTTGGTCGAGGTCGAAACGGTGCTCCGAAGCCAAGCTGTCCTCGTTGCCCACCCCGGGATTTCGCCTTCCAAGCAAGCCCTGCTCGACAAGCTTCTCTTCCGCATCCGCGCCGTCAAAAACGCGCGCAAAAACAAGTACATTCTTCTCAACGCCCCCAACGATGCCCTCGACGAAATCTGCCGCGTGCTGCCAGGCATCAAAAGTCCGACGATTTTGCCGCTCGCGATGGAAGGTTGGAGCAGCCTCCACAGCGTTGTCCACGAAGACGAATTCTGGGAAATCATCGGGAAACTCAAAGCCGCTGGCGCCGAAGGCATTGTCGTCTGCCCCATCGAGAAGATGATCCTATGA
- a CDS encoding IS110 family transposase — translation MEKYSFFVGIDISKGHLDFCIRNSSVRLGFNRVPNDPGGIKEAIKWMRSFEGFRVKECLACLEHTGIYGLTVLETLHRLDFAVWMEVAACIKNGSGSLMRGKNDKVDASRIADYAHRFRADAKLWEPPRKEITLLADLMASRTRLMAVISKLAVPVNEIKSFKAKGHYEKIKDASKKTIEAARKEAKAIEKQILEIMMGDAVLARLYEVVTSVQGVGFVTATNLIIATNEFKYINDPRKLACNAGCAPFEHSSGTSIRGRNKVSHKANKRLKSLLHMCATSALQAEGEFKVYFDRKIAEGKNKFIVINAIRNKIIHRVCACVREDRLYTKFPKTVA, via the coding sequence ATGGAAAAGTACAGTTTTTTTGTCGGAATCGACATTTCCAAAGGCCATCTGGATTTTTGCATTCGCAATTCAAGCGTCCGTCTGGGCTTCAACAGGGTCCCGAACGATCCAGGCGGGATCAAGGAGGCAATTAAGTGGATGCGCTCCTTTGAGGGCTTCAGGGTAAAGGAATGCCTGGCATGCCTTGAACACACTGGGATCTATGGACTTACCGTCCTTGAGACCCTGCATCGCTTGGACTTTGCGGTTTGGATGGAGGTTGCTGCTTGCATCAAGAATGGGTCTGGCAGCCTGATGCGGGGCAAGAACGACAAGGTCGACGCCAGCAGGATCGCCGATTACGCCCACCGTTTCAGGGCCGACGCCAAGCTTTGGGAACCCCCGCGCAAAGAGATTACCTTGCTCGCCGACCTGATGGCTTCACGTACGCGCCTGATGGCGGTGATCAGTAAGCTGGCGGTTCCGGTCAACGAGATCAAGTCCTTCAAGGCAAAGGGGCACTATGAGAAGATCAAAGACGCCTCGAAAAAGACCATTGAAGCCGCCAGGAAAGAGGCCAAGGCGATTGAAAAGCAAATCTTGGAGATCATGATGGGTGATGCCGTGCTGGCCAGACTCTACGAGGTTGTGACATCGGTACAGGGAGTGGGCTTCGTCACCGCAACCAACCTCATCATCGCCACCAACGAGTTCAAGTACATTAACGACCCCCGCAAGCTGGCTTGCAATGCCGGTTGTGCCCCCTTCGAACACAGTTCCGGGACAAGTATCAGGGGACGGAACAAGGTCTCCCACAAGGCCAACAAGCGATTAAAGTCATTGTTGCACATGTGCGCGACAAGCGCCCTGCAAGCAGAGGGAGAGTTCAAGGTCTATTTCGACCGAAAGATCGCTGAGGGGAAGAATAAGTTCATAGTAATCAATGCAATACGCAACAAGATCATCCACAGGGTCTGTGCTTGCGTCAGGGAGGATCGCCTGTACACGAAGTTCCCGAAAACAGTGGCGTAA